One Pectobacterium polaris DNA window includes the following coding sequences:
- the purN gene encoding phosphoribosylglycinamide formyltransferase → MKNIVVLISGHGSNLQALIDACKNGRLKGKIVAVFSNNAEAYGLERAQNANIPTCVLNPEDFADRAAFDAALANEIEQYEPALVILAGYMRILSPEFVAQFAGKMLNIHPSLLPKYPGLHTHRKALENGDREHGTSVHFVTDELDGGPLILQAKVPVFSDDTEESLSERVKTHEHTIYPMVINWFLNGRLVMRDNEAWLDSIRIPPQGYAAE, encoded by the coding sequence ATGAAAAACATCGTTGTTCTGATTTCAGGTCATGGAAGCAACTTGCAGGCGTTAATTGACGCCTGTAAGAACGGACGCCTTAAAGGAAAGATCGTTGCCGTATTCAGTAATAATGCGGAGGCTTACGGGCTAGAACGCGCACAGAATGCGAATATTCCTACGTGCGTCCTGAACCCTGAAGACTTTGCCGACCGTGCTGCATTTGATGCCGCACTGGCAAACGAAATTGAGCAATATGAACCCGCGCTGGTGATCTTGGCAGGCTACATGCGGATTCTCAGCCCGGAATTTGTTGCCCAGTTTGCTGGCAAAATGCTGAACATTCACCCTTCCCTGCTGCCCAAGTATCCCGGCCTGCATACGCACCGCAAGGCGCTGGAAAATGGCGATCGGGAACATGGGACATCCGTCCATTTCGTCACCGATGAACTGGACGGCGGCCCACTGATTCTGCAAGCGAAGGTACCTGTATTCAGTGACGACACGGAAGAAAGCCTGAGCGAGCGCGTGAAGACGCACGAGCACACGATTTATCCGATGGTCATTAACTGGTTCCTGAACGGCAGGCTGGTGATGCGGGATAATGAAGCCTGGCTGGACAGCATTCGCATCCCGCCGCAGGGCTACGCTGCCGAGTAG
- the purM gene encoding phosphoribosylformylglycinamidine cyclo-ligase: MTDKTSLSYKDAGVDIDAGNALVDRIKGVVKQTRRPEVMGGLGGFGALCALPQKYREPILVSGTDGVGTKLRLAMDLKRHDTIGIDLVAMCVNDLVVQGAEPLFFLDYYATGKLDVDTAASVITGIAEGCKQSGCALVGGETAEMPGMYHGEDYDVAGFCVGVVEKSEIIDGSKVQNGDVLVALASSGPHSNGYSLVRKVLEVSKTDPEQFELEGKSLADHLLAPTKIYVKSILSLIEKVDVHAISHLTGGGFWENIPRVLPEGMQATIDESSWQWPAVFNWLQQAGNVSRHEMYRTFNCGVGMIIALPADQADEAVALLNSSGENAWKIGVITQTDAGDAVVIN; encoded by the coding sequence GTGACCGACAAAACCTCTCTCAGCTATAAAGACGCAGGCGTGGATATCGATGCGGGTAATGCATTGGTAGACCGTATCAAAGGTGTAGTGAAACAGACCCGTCGCCCGGAAGTTATGGGTGGATTGGGTGGTTTCGGTGCCTTGTGCGCCTTACCGCAAAAATACCGCGAACCGATTCTGGTTTCCGGCACTGACGGAGTCGGCACCAAACTGCGCCTGGCGATGGACCTGAAACGCCACGATACGATTGGTATCGACTTGGTTGCAATGTGCGTGAACGACCTGGTCGTTCAGGGCGCTGAGCCGCTGTTCTTCCTCGACTATTACGCCACGGGCAAGCTGGATGTTGACACCGCTGCCAGCGTGATTACTGGTATCGCGGAAGGCTGTAAGCAATCAGGCTGTGCGCTGGTCGGTGGCGAAACCGCCGAAATGCCGGGGATGTATCACGGCGAAGACTACGACGTTGCCGGCTTCTGCGTCGGTGTCGTAGAAAAATCAGAAATTATTGACGGCAGCAAAGTGCAGAACGGCGATGTTCTGGTTGCCCTTGCTTCCAGTGGCCCGCACTCAAACGGCTATTCGCTGGTGCGCAAAGTGCTTGAAGTCAGCAAGACCGATCCAGAGCAGTTCGAGCTGGAAGGCAAGTCACTGGCCGATCACCTGCTGGCCCCAACCAAAATCTACGTGAAATCCATACTTTCCCTGATTGAGAAAGTTGATGTCCACGCGATTTCTCACCTGACTGGCGGTGGCTTCTGGGAAAATATCCCACGCGTGCTGCCAGAAGGCATGCAGGCAACGATCGACGAATCCAGCTGGCAATGGCCTGCCGTTTTCAACTGGCTGCAACAGGCTGGTAATGTCAGCCGCCACGAAATGTATCGTACTTTCAACTGCGGTGTTGGTATGATCATCGCACTGCCAGCAGACCAGGCAGACGAGGCCGTTGCATTACTGAACAGCAGCGGCGAAAACGCATGGAAAATCGGCGTCATTACTCAAACCGATGCCGGAGACGCAGTGGTTATTAACTGA
- the upp gene encoding uracil phosphoribosyltransferase, which translates to MKIVEVKHPLVKHKLGLMRENDISTKRFRELASEVGSLLTYEATADLATEKVTIDGWCGPVEVDQIKGKKITVVPILRAGLGMMDGVLENVPSARISVVGIYRDEETLEPVPYFQKLVSNIEERMALVVDPMLATGGSMIATIDLLKKAGCHSIKVLVLVAAPEGIAALEKAHPDVELYTASIDKGLNEQGYIMPGLGDAGDKIFGTK; encoded by the coding sequence ATGAAGATCGTCGAGGTGAAACACCCACTCGTCAAACACAAACTGGGTTTGATGCGTGAGAACGATATTAGTACCAAGCGTTTTCGTGAGCTGGCTTCCGAAGTGGGAAGTTTGCTGACTTACGAAGCGACGGCTGACCTGGCAACCGAAAAAGTCACCATTGATGGCTGGTGCGGTCCGGTTGAAGTCGATCAGATCAAAGGCAAGAAAATTACCGTCGTACCGATTCTGCGTGCAGGGTTGGGGATGATGGATGGCGTGCTGGAAAATGTCCCTAGCGCGCGTATCAGCGTTGTCGGCATCTACCGTGATGAAGAGACGCTGGAGCCTGTTCCTTATTTCCAGAAGCTGGTTTCCAATATCGAAGAGCGCATGGCGCTGGTTGTTGACCCTATGCTGGCAACCGGTGGTTCAATGATCGCGACGATCGACCTGCTGAAAAAAGCGGGTTGTCACAGCATTAAGGTGCTGGTGTTGGTCGCAGCGCCAGAAGGGATTGCCGCACTGGAAAAAGCCCACCCAGATGTCGAGCTTTACACGGCATCCATCGATAAAGGCCTCAACGAGCAGGGTTACATCATGCCGGGCCTGGGTGATGCGGGCGATAAAATATTTGGTACCAAATAA
- the uraA gene encoding uracil permease — translation MTRRAIGVSERPPLLQTIPLSFQHLFAMFGATVLVPILFKINPATVLLFNGVGTLLYLFICKGKIPAYLGSSFAFISPVLLLLPLGYEVALGGFIMCGVLFCLVALIVKKAGTGWLNVLFPPAAMGAIVAVIGLELAGVAAGMAGLLPADGASVDSTAVTISLATLAITILGSVLFRGFLAIIPILIGVLAGYALSFVLGVVDLTPIREAHWFAMPTFYTPRFEWFAILAILPAALVVIAEHVGHLVVTANIVKKDLMREPGLHRSMFANGISTVLSGFFGSTPNTTYGENIGVLAITKVYSTWVIGGAAILAILLSCVGKLAAAIQAVPVPVMGGVSLLLYGVIGASGIRVLIESKVDYNKAQNLILTSVILIIGVSGAKVHLGSTELKGMALATVVGIGMSLVFKVISLFRKEEEILDAPEENDARS, via the coding sequence ATGACTCGTCGCGCCATCGGGGTAAGTGAACGACCACCCTTGTTACAAACCATCCCGTTGAGTTTCCAGCATCTGTTCGCGATGTTTGGCGCTACCGTTCTGGTGCCCATTCTGTTCAAGATCAATCCGGCCACCGTACTGTTATTCAACGGTGTGGGGACGCTGCTTTATTTATTCATTTGTAAGGGCAAAATCCCGGCGTATTTGGGATCGAGCTTCGCGTTTATTTCCCCTGTTTTACTGCTGTTGCCGCTGGGGTATGAAGTCGCGCTGGGTGGTTTCATTATGTGCGGCGTGTTGTTCTGTCTGGTGGCGCTGATTGTTAAGAAAGCGGGCACCGGCTGGCTGAATGTGCTGTTTCCGCCTGCGGCGATGGGGGCGATTGTCGCCGTTATCGGCCTTGAACTGGCGGGTGTTGCGGCGGGAATGGCTGGACTGTTGCCTGCCGATGGCGCCTCTGTCGATTCTACTGCCGTGACGATTTCACTGGCGACGCTGGCGATCACCATTCTGGGCTCGGTGCTGTTTCGCGGTTTTCTGGCGATCATCCCGATTCTGATTGGGGTACTGGCTGGCTATGCGCTGTCGTTCGTGCTGGGTGTGGTTGACTTGACTCCGATTCGTGAAGCGCACTGGTTCGCGATGCCAACATTCTATACGCCACGTTTTGAGTGGTTTGCCATTCTGGCGATTTTGCCTGCGGCGCTGGTGGTGATTGCGGAACACGTTGGTCACCTGGTGGTGACGGCGAATATCGTGAAGAAAGACTTGATGCGTGAACCGGGGCTGCACCGCTCCATGTTTGCCAACGGCATTTCTACCGTGCTGTCCGGCTTCTTTGGTTCTACGCCGAACACAACCTACGGCGAAAATATCGGCGTGCTGGCGATTACCAAAGTGTACAGCACCTGGGTGATCGGTGGTGCGGCGATCCTGGCGATTCTGCTCTCCTGCGTGGGTAAACTGGCGGCGGCGATTCAGGCTGTGCCGGTTCCTGTTATGGGCGGCGTGTCGCTGCTGCTGTACGGCGTAATTGGTGCATCCGGTATTCGCGTGCTGATTGAATCCAAAGTTGATTACAACAAAGCGCAAAACCTGATCCTGACTTCCGTGATTCTGATCATTGGCGTCAGCGGCGCGAAAGTGCATTTGGGCTCGACCGAACTGAAAGGCATGGCGCTGGCGACGGTTGTCGGTATCGGCATGAGTCTGGTGTTTAAGGTCATCAGCCTGTTCCGCAAAGAGGAAGAGATCCTCGATGCGCCGGAAGAGAACGACGCGCGTTCATAA
- the hda gene encoding DnaA inactivator Hda — translation MILNTPAQLSLPLYLPDDETFASFYPGENASLLAAVNNALYQEHGSYIYFWSREGGGRSHLLHAACAELSRQERAVGYVPLDKRAYFVPDVLEGMEQLALVCIDNIESIAGDEEWEMAVFNLYNRIQETGRALLLITGDRPPRQLNLRLPDLASRLDWGQIYKLQPLSDDEKGEALQLRARLRGFELPEDVSRFLLKRLDREMRTLFMTLDQLDHASITAQRKLTIPFVKEILGL, via the coding sequence GTGATTCTGAACACGCCGGCACAGCTTTCATTGCCACTCTACTTACCCGATGACGAAACATTTGCCAGTTTCTATCCGGGTGAAAACGCGTCTCTTCTTGCCGCCGTCAATAATGCTTTGTATCAAGAGCATGGTAGCTACATCTATTTCTGGTCACGCGAAGGGGGCGGGCGCAGCCATCTGCTGCATGCTGCCTGCGCCGAATTGTCGCGTCAGGAACGCGCGGTGGGCTATGTGCCGCTGGATAAACGTGCCTACTTTGTACCAGATGTGCTGGAAGGGATGGAGCAACTGGCGCTGGTGTGTATCGATAATATTGAATCTATCGCGGGCGATGAAGAGTGGGAAATGGCGGTGTTTAATCTGTATAACCGCATTCAGGAAACAGGGCGTGCACTGCTGTTGATTACCGGCGATCGTCCGCCGCGCCAGCTGAATTTACGCCTGCCCGATCTGGCTTCTCGCCTCGATTGGGGACAAATCTACAAGCTGCAACCGTTGTCGGATGACGAAAAAGGGGAAGCGCTACAGCTGCGTGCCAGACTGCGCGGGTTCGAATTGCCGGAAGACGTCAGCCGTTTTCTGCTTAAGCGTCTGGATCGGGAAATGCGTACGTTATTTATGACGCTCGATCAGCTCGACCATGCTTCCATCACTGCACAGCGCAAGCTGACCATTCCTTTTGTGAAAGAGATCCTCGGGCTGTAA
- the arsC gene encoding arsenate reductase (glutaredoxin) (This arsenate reductase requires both glutathione and glutaredoxin to convert arsenate to arsenite, after which the efflux transporter formed by ArsA and ArsB can extrude the arsenite from the cell, providing resistance.) — protein MTPQTSVTIYHNPRCSKSRETLALLQEHNITPDVVLYLDTPPDAATLAQLIKQLGFTSARELMRTKEEIYQQLGLSDAAITEAQLIQAMIDNPKLIERPIVVAQGQARIGRPPEQVLEILSL, from the coding sequence ATGACACCCCAAACATCCGTGACGATTTACCACAACCCGCGCTGCTCCAAAAGCCGTGAAACGCTGGCGCTGCTACAGGAACATAATATTACGCCCGACGTCGTGCTCTATCTCGACACGCCGCCCGATGCCGCGACGCTGGCTCAGCTTATCAAGCAGTTGGGCTTTACTAGCGCGCGCGAATTGATGAGAACCAAAGAAGAGATTTATCAGCAGTTGGGGCTGTCCGACGCTGCAATAACGGAAGCGCAGCTGATTCAGGCGATGATCGATAATCCGAAGCTCATCGAGCGCCCCATCGTCGTGGCACAGGGTCAGGCTCGAATCGGCCGTCCGCCGGAACAGGTGCTAGAAATACTGTCGCTGTAA
- the bepA gene encoding beta-barrel assembly-enhancing protease — MSIRLRKTVMSVLFGALLAGNLLPAQADTQDRLPDIGTTAGGTLSINQELAMGDFYVRQLRAGAPLINDPLLSNYINQLGNRLVKQADSVRTPFHFYLIRNDDINAFAFFGGNVVLHSALFRYADSESELASVLAHEISHVTQRHLARSMESQQRSAPLTWVGALGSILLAMANPQLGMAALSGTLAGAQQGMITFTQSNEQEADRIGIQVLQRAGFDPQAMPNFLQKLADQSRYASRPPEMLLTHPLPESRLSDARNRANQMRSTPVQSSQDFLFAKIRTFGMYGSPERPLSNDLLEQWEKGNVREQLAAKYGRAIQLYQAKKYDEARNVLQPLLSSAPENPWFLDMMTDIDIGQSRATQAIARLQNVPGMQANPVLQLNLANAYVEGKQPAAASKILYRYTYAHPDDSNGWDLLAQAAAAQGQRAEELAARAESLALSGQLDQSIRLLSNASSLVKLGSLEQARYDARIDQLRQLQQRFRQYQKS; from the coding sequence ATGTCTATTCGGTTAAGAAAAACGGTCATGTCCGTCCTGTTTGGGGCATTACTGGCTGGCAACCTGCTTCCTGCTCAGGCCGACACGCAGGATCGGCTGCCGGATATCGGCACCACCGCGGGCGGTACGCTCAGTATCAATCAGGAACTGGCAATGGGCGATTTTTACGTCCGCCAGTTGCGGGCTGGTGCGCCGCTTATCAACGATCCGCTGCTGTCCAATTACATTAACCAGCTCGGCAACAGATTGGTCAAACAGGCCGATTCAGTGCGTACGCCGTTCCATTTTTATCTGATCCGCAATGACGACATCAACGCCTTCGCCTTCTTCGGCGGCAACGTGGTGCTGCATTCCGCGCTGTTCCGCTATGCCGACAGCGAAAGCGAGCTGGCCTCGGTGCTGGCACATGAAATCTCTCACGTTACCCAGCGCCATCTGGCGCGCAGCATGGAATCACAGCAGCGTAGCGCCCCGCTCACCTGGGTCGGCGCGCTCGGTTCTATTCTGCTGGCGATGGCCAACCCACAGTTGGGGATGGCGGCGCTCAGCGGTACGCTGGCGGGCGCACAGCAAGGCATGATTACGTTCACACAGTCAAATGAACAGGAAGCAGACCGTATCGGTATTCAGGTGTTGCAGCGCGCGGGCTTTGATCCGCAGGCCATGCCGAATTTCCTGCAAAAGCTGGCGGATCAATCTCGCTATGCCTCCAGACCGCCGGAAATGTTACTGACTCACCCATTGCCGGAAAGTCGCCTGTCCGATGCCCGCAACCGCGCCAACCAGATGCGCTCCACGCCGGTACAATCTTCTCAGGATTTCCTGTTCGCCAAAATACGCACCTTTGGTATGTATGGCTCACCGGAGCGTCCGCTGAGCAACGATCTGCTGGAGCAGTGGGAAAAAGGCAACGTGCGGGAGCAACTGGCTGCGAAATATGGCCGCGCGATCCAGCTTTATCAGGCGAAGAAGTACGATGAGGCGCGTAATGTGCTGCAACCGCTGCTAAGCAGCGCGCCTGAAAATCCGTGGTTTCTGGATATGATGACGGATATCGATATAGGACAAAGTCGCGCGACACAGGCTATCGCACGCTTACAAAACGTGCCGGGAATGCAGGCGAACCCGGTACTTCAGCTTAATCTGGCGAATGCCTATGTGGAAGGGAAACAGCCTGCTGCTGCCAGTAAAATACTGTATCGCTACACCTACGCGCACCCTGACGATTCGAACGGCTGGGATCTGCTGGCACAAGCCGCAGCAGCACAAGGACAGCGGGCAGAAGAACTGGCCGCGCGAGCGGAAAGTCTGGCCCTCAGCGGTCAGCTCGATCAATCGATTCGGTTACTGAGCAACGCGAGTTCACTGGTTAAATTGGGGAGTCTGGAACAGGCGCGTTACGACGCCCGCATCGACCAGCTTCGCCAGTTGCAGCAGCGCTTCCGCCAGTACCAGAAATCCTGA
- the bcp gene encoding thioredoxin-dependent thiol peroxidase: MNTLKAGDIAPKFSLPDQDGEQVNLTDFQGQKVLVYFYPKAMTPGCTVQACGLRDNMDDLKKHGVEVLGISTDKSEKLSRFVEKEVLNFTLLSDEDHQVSEGFGVWGEKTFMGKTYDGIHRISFLIDENGKVEKVFDDFKTSNHHDIVLDYLKSA, from the coding sequence ATGAACACACTGAAAGCCGGTGATATCGCACCGAAATTTAGCTTGCCCGACCAAGATGGCGAACAAGTAAATTTAACCGACTTCCAGGGACAGAAAGTGTTGGTGTATTTCTACCCTAAAGCGATGACGCCAGGATGCACCGTTCAGGCTTGCGGCCTGCGCGATAATATGGACGATTTGAAAAAACATGGCGTTGAAGTTCTCGGTATTAGCACGGACAAATCAGAAAAACTGTCCCGCTTCGTCGAGAAAGAAGTCTTAAATTTCACGCTGCTTTCTGATGAGGATCATCAGGTTTCAGAAGGATTTGGCGTTTGGGGAGAAAAAACCTTCATGGGGAAAACCTATGACGGTATTCATCGCATCAGCTTCCTGATCGATGAAAATGGCAAGGTGGAGAAGGTGTTTGACGACTTCAAAACCAGCAACCACCATGACATCGTTCTCGATTATCTGAAAAGCGCCTGA
- a CDS encoding glycine cleavage system transcriptional repressor — translation MLPSSQEHYLVITALGVDRPGIVNAITRHVSSCGCNIEDSRLAMLGKEFTFIMLLSGSWNAITLIESTLPLKGAEMDLLIVMKRTESQASQPTPSTVWVKVDVADSPHIIERFTDLFDSHQLNIAELVSKTQPAEGDKPPQLYIQIAAHSSTTLDSSIIEPAFHQLCTELHAQGSISVVNYAQ, via the coding sequence ATGTTGCCAAGCTCACAAGAACACTATCTGGTTATTACCGCGCTGGGGGTTGATCGCCCCGGTATTGTCAATGCGATTACCCGCCACGTCAGTAGCTGTGGCTGCAACATCGAAGATAGCCGTCTTGCTATGCTGGGCAAAGAGTTCACTTTCATTATGCTACTGTCCGGCAGTTGGAACGCGATAACGCTGATTGAATCAACCCTGCCGCTGAAAGGCGCGGAGATGGATTTGCTGATCGTGATGAAGCGGACAGAGTCGCAGGCCAGCCAGCCAACACCTTCTACCGTCTGGGTGAAGGTTGACGTTGCCGACTCTCCTCACATCATCGAGCGTTTTACCGATTTGTTCGATTCTCACCAGTTAAACATTGCTGAGCTGGTTTCAAAAACCCAGCCCGCCGAAGGTGACAAGCCGCCGCAGCTGTATATTCAGATTGCCGCACACAGTTCGACCACGCTTGATAGCTCAATTATTGAGCCAGCCTTTCATCAGCTATGTACAGAATTGCACGCACAAGGCAGTATTAGCGTCGTTAACTATGCCCAATAG
- a CDS encoding AraC family transcriptional regulator → MRRHQINTDWVKQAQHPASFERIEAFFRGHGYDPHRHDTYAIGRTLSGVQRFHYRGNLCNSVPGGTLVLHPDEIHDGEAGSVDGFQYRMIYVEPALIQKILGGKPLPFINGGISNDPRLFAATEPLLRAMEEAFDELEKDDVLYDLAQALSAVGGQRHPRRLFDYHAAERAREYIHDAFDKTITLDELAQVSGRDRWSLTRDFRALFGTTPYRYVTMRRLEHCRRLMLAGDSLVDIAARTGFADQSHMTRHFVKAFGLSPGHWQRMFAAS, encoded by the coding sequence ATGCGACGCCATCAAATAAATACCGACTGGGTAAAACAGGCTCAGCATCCCGCCTCGTTCGAACGAATTGAGGCTTTTTTCCGTGGTCATGGCTACGATCCCCACCGACACGATACCTATGCGATTGGACGGACGTTATCCGGCGTGCAGCGTTTTCACTATCGCGGCAACCTGTGCAATAGCGTGCCGGGGGGAACGCTGGTGCTTCATCCGGATGAGATTCATGATGGCGAAGCGGGTTCTGTCGACGGCTTTCAGTACCGCATGATTTACGTTGAGCCTGCGCTGATTCAAAAAATACTCGGTGGTAAACCTTTGCCCTTCATTAACGGCGGTATATCCAACGATCCACGTCTGTTTGCGGCAACAGAACCGTTACTCAGAGCGATGGAAGAAGCGTTTGATGAGCTGGAAAAAGACGATGTGCTCTACGATCTGGCGCAGGCGCTATCGGCTGTGGGGGGGCAGCGGCATCCGCGGCGTTTGTTCGACTATCACGCTGCCGAGCGGGCGCGTGAATATATTCATGATGCCTTTGATAAGACCATTACGCTTGATGAGCTGGCACAGGTGAGCGGTCGAGACCGCTGGAGCCTGACACGTGATTTCCGCGCGCTCTTTGGTACGACGCCGTACCGCTACGTCACCATGCGCCGTCTCGAACACTGTCGGCGGCTCATGCTGGCTGGTGACAGTCTCGTCGATATTGCTGCCCGGACGGGTTTCGCCGATCAAAGCCATATGACGCGCCATTTCGTGAAGGCATTTGGCCTTTCCCCCGGTCACTGGCAGCGCATGTTTGCTGCGTCTTAG
- a CDS encoding cupin domain-containing protein produces the protein MYKSINFAQKLALFDDRWQPKVIAEMNDYQFKIVKIQGDFIWHSHPETDETFIVLEGQLRIDFRDGDVRINAGEMYVVPSGVEHKPYAEHEVKLLLIEPKGVLNTGHEGGGRTAENDIWI, from the coding sequence ATGTATAAATCCATTAATTTTGCCCAAAAGTTAGCGTTATTCGACGATCGCTGGCAGCCGAAAGTAATCGCTGAGATGAATGACTATCAATTCAAAATCGTTAAAATTCAGGGCGATTTTATCTGGCATTCCCACCCCGAAACGGATGAAACGTTCATCGTGCTGGAAGGCCAATTGAGAATCGATTTTCGTGACGGTGATGTGCGCATCAATGCCGGAGAAATGTATGTCGTTCCGAGCGGCGTTGAACACAAGCCTTATGCAGAACACGAAGTAAAGCTGCTGCTCATTGAACCGAAAGGTGTTCTGAATACGGGACATGAAGGCGGCGGGCGGACGGCTGAAAATGATATTTGGATTTGA
- the dapA gene encoding 4-hydroxy-tetrahydrodipicolinate synthase, with protein MFTGSIVALVTPMDAKGAVDRASLKKLIDYHVASGTSAIVSVGTTGESATLSHDEHGDVVLLTLELSDGRIPVIAGTGANATAEGVSLTKRFHGTGVVGCLTVTPYYNKPTQEGLYQHFKAIAEHTDLPQILYNVPSRTGCDMLPETVARLSEVKNIVAIKEATGNLSRVSQIQELVSEDFILLSGDDASGLDFMQLGGNGVISVTANIAAREMAELCRLAAQGNFVEARRLNQRLMPLHQKLFVEPNPIPVKWACKELGLMATDTLRLPMTPLTDSGRTVMGQALKQAGLL; from the coding sequence ATGTTTACGGGAAGTATTGTTGCGCTAGTTACGCCGATGGACGCCAAAGGCGCCGTCGATCGGGCGAGCTTGAAAAAACTGATTGATTATCATGTCGCTAGCGGTACATCGGCGATTGTCTCTGTCGGCACGACGGGGGAATCTGCCACGCTGAGCCACGACGAGCATGGCGATGTCGTGCTGCTTACGCTGGAACTGAGCGACGGACGTATTCCTGTCATCGCTGGAACCGGTGCGAATGCTACCGCTGAAGGCGTTTCACTGACCAAACGCTTTCATGGCACCGGTGTTGTTGGCTGCCTGACGGTCACACCGTACTACAATAAACCGACGCAGGAAGGCCTGTACCAGCACTTCAAAGCGATTGCCGAGCATACCGATCTGCCGCAAATCCTGTATAACGTACCTTCCCGCACCGGCTGCGACATGCTGCCGGAAACCGTTGCCCGTTTGTCCGAAGTGAAAAATATTGTCGCAATTAAAGAAGCGACGGGGAACTTAAGTCGGGTAAGCCAGATCCAAGAGCTGGTTAGTGAAGACTTCATTTTGCTGAGCGGCGATGACGCTAGCGGTCTGGACTTTATGCAACTCGGCGGTAACGGGGTGATTTCCGTAACGGCGAACATTGCTGCGCGTGAAATGGCGGAACTTTGCAGGCTGGCAGCGCAGGGCAATTTTGTTGAAGCGCGTCGTTTGAATCAGCGCCTGATGCCACTGCATCAGAAATTATTTGTTGAACCCAATCCTATTCCGGTGAAGTGGGCCTGTAAGGAATTGGGACTCATGGCGACCGATACGCTGCGCCTGCCGATGACACCGCTGACCGATTCCGGTCGTACGGTGATGGGGCAAGCACTTAAGCAAGCGGGTTTGCTGTAA
- the bamC gene encoding outer membrane protein assembly factor BamC, with product MSYSLQKSMVAKVVGISLVMLLAACSSDQRYKRQVSGDESYLKASALHALNTPAGMILPVQNGDYDIPPVTLNGAVGKELDIRPPVQPLALLNGSRTQISGDTATLLLENSAQNSQLWSQVIRVLQDKAFTIASRQDASQTLTTDWISWPREDEDVPYQGRYQISVQQQGYQVALVVKLLGLQLNGQPVTAGDQAQRYTGLMLNALSNGLDSQATARENALANRTIGSLDVQSGADDTGLPLLIVRGPYTVVWDRLPVALDKIGMKVNDRSRPQGSVSVTYRAPSGGTWDDLGAKNPELPNGDYKLQVGDLDNRSSLQFIDSKGHTLTQSQNDALVAVFQAAFSK from the coding sequence ATGAGTTATTCATTACAAAAGTCGATGGTGGCGAAAGTTGTTGGCATATCACTCGTGATGTTGCTGGCGGCTTGTTCCAGCGATCAGCGCTATAAGCGTCAGGTCAGTGGCGATGAATCCTATCTGAAGGCATCGGCGCTGCACGCGCTGAATACGCCTGCCGGGATGATTTTACCGGTGCAGAACGGGGATTATGATATACCGCCAGTGACCCTGAATGGTGCGGTCGGCAAGGAACTGGATATTCGTCCTCCAGTGCAGCCATTGGCTTTGTTGAATGGTTCCCGTACCCAGATCTCAGGAGATACGGCAACGCTGTTGTTAGAAAACAGCGCGCAAAACAGCCAGCTCTGGTCTCAGGTTATCCGCGTGTTGCAAGACAAAGCATTCACCATTGCCAGCCGTCAGGATGCCAGCCAAACGCTGACGACCGACTGGATCTCATGGCCGCGTGAAGATGAAGACGTCCCGTATCAAGGACGTTATCAGATTTCCGTGCAGCAGCAAGGTTATCAGGTCGCACTGGTCGTGAAACTGCTGGGATTACAGCTGAACGGTCAGCCGGTGACGGCGGGCGATCAGGCTCAGCGCTACACCGGCTTGATGCTGAATGCGCTTAGCAATGGTCTGGACTCTCAGGCAACCGCACGTGAAAACGCGCTGGCAAACCGCACTATTGGTTCGCTGGATGTGCAGAGCGGGGCGGATGACACTGGCTTGCCACTGCTGATTGTGCGTGGCCCGTATACCGTGGTGTGGGATCGTCTGCCTGTCGCGCTGGACAAAATCGGCATGAAGGTTAACGATCGCAGCCGTCCGCAAGGTTCTGTCTCCGTGACGTATCGTGCACCGAGCGGCGGAACCTGGGATGACCTGGGCGCGAAAAATCCTGAACTGCCTAACGGCGATTACAAATTGCAGGTCGGCGATTTAGATAACCGCAGCAGTCTGCAATTTATCGACTCCAAAGGGCATACGCTAACCCAGTCTCAGAACGATGCACTGGTGGCCGTATTCCAGGCGGCGTTCAGTAAATAA